In one Cellulomonas sp. JZ18 genomic region, the following are encoded:
- a CDS encoding glutamyl-tRNA reductase — translation MVLLSLVASHHDLDLTVLERLQSDVHAVGKELVAATPAVTGAVVLATCNRFELYLDVDDVAHTPDARRVVAEAVAVRSGYQAEQVAEHLRPLTGTDASEHLFAVASGLESMVVGEREIAGQVRRALTSARQDGTTTSTLEALFQAASRASRAVESATGLGATGRSVVGVALDLAERTLPQRDGTADWAGLRCVLVGTGSYAGASLAALKARGVRDVRVYSASGRAGSFAAARGVRALPAGADLLAEVRDVDLVVACSGAAGAVLGADALASARRGEARPLTLVDLALRHDVDPDVRTLPGVELVSLQSVAEHAPAEHAALGRARALVEQAAAEFEADRRVRDWEPAVVAERTRVLGALEAALDLVPEDVRDERRARSLRRKVRAQLHGPTVAARAAARAGDTAAYAAALAELAAVEAPDVGTVTSPR, via the coding sequence GTCGGCAAGGAGCTCGTGGCCGCGACCCCCGCCGTCACCGGTGCCGTCGTCCTCGCGACGTGCAACCGGTTCGAGCTGTACCTGGACGTCGACGACGTCGCGCACACCCCCGACGCCCGCCGCGTCGTCGCGGAGGCCGTCGCCGTGCGCTCGGGGTACCAGGCCGAGCAGGTCGCGGAGCACCTGCGCCCGCTCACCGGCACCGACGCGAGCGAGCACCTGTTCGCGGTCGCCTCCGGGCTGGAGTCGATGGTCGTGGGGGAGCGGGAGATCGCGGGCCAGGTGCGCCGTGCGCTCACCAGCGCCCGGCAGGACGGCACCACGACGTCGACCCTCGAGGCGCTGTTCCAGGCCGCGTCCCGCGCGTCGCGCGCCGTCGAGTCGGCGACGGGCCTGGGCGCCACCGGCCGCTCGGTCGTGGGTGTCGCGCTCGACCTCGCCGAGCGCACCCTGCCGCAGCGCGACGGCACCGCCGACTGGGCGGGGCTGCGCTGCGTCCTCGTGGGCACCGGGTCCTACGCCGGCGCCAGCCTCGCCGCCCTCAAGGCGCGCGGCGTGCGGGACGTGCGCGTGTACTCGGCCAGCGGCCGGGCGGGGTCGTTCGCGGCCGCCCGCGGCGTGCGCGCGCTGCCGGCCGGCGCGGACCTGCTCGCGGAGGTGCGCGACGTCGACCTCGTGGTCGCGTGCAGCGGTGCCGCCGGAGCGGTGCTCGGGGCCGACGCCCTCGCGTCCGCCCGCCGCGGGGAGGCGCGTCCGCTGACCCTCGTGGACCTCGCGCTGCGGCACGACGTCGACCCGGACGTGCGCACGCTGCCCGGCGTCGAGCTGGTGTCGCTGCAGTCGGTCGCGGAGCACGCCCCCGCCGAGCACGCGGCGCTCGGGCGGGCCCGGGCGCTCGTCGAGCAGGCGGCCGCCGAGTTCGAGGCGGACCGTCGCGTGCGCGACTGGGAGCCCGCGGTCGTCGCCGAGCGCACGCGCGTGCTCGGGGCGCTCGAGGCCGCGCTCGACCTGGTGCCGGAGGACGTCCGCGACGAGCGGCGGGCCCGGTCGCTGCGGCGCAAGGTCCGTGCGCAGCTGCACGGCCCGACCGTCGCCGCCCGGGCCGCGGCCCGCGCCGGTGACACCGCCGCGTACGCCGCCGCGCTGGCGGAGCTCGCCGCCGTCGAGGCCCCGGACGTCGGCACGGTGACGTCACCCCGCTGA
- the purB gene encoding adenylosuccinate lyase, whose protein sequence is MTSPVDASARVRLADVTPSVALGPLDGRYRPAVAPLVDHLSEAALNRARIEVEVEWVIHLTDHGVVPGAPELAPDEQEYLRDVVATFGADEIAELAEIERTTVHDVKAVEYFLKRRIAAAPDALRADTVLPQVNELVHFALTSEDVNNLSYALMVRGAVREVWFPAAVALVDEVAAMAAEHAARPMLALTHGQPATPTTLGKELAVLAHRLRRQLRRIEGDEFLGKLNGATGTYGAHLAAVPDADWQLVSRTFVEHLGLTWNPLTTQIESHDWQAELYADVARFNRVLHNLATDVWTYISRGVFTQIPVAGATGSSTMPHKVNPIRFENAEANLEISSALLDTLASTLVTSRLQRDLTDSTTQRNIGPAFGHSLLAIDNVRRGLRALAVDEALLARELDENWEVLGEAVQSAMRAASVAGVEGMENPYERLKELTRGRRLTAEDMRTFVAGLGLPADVAERLGALTPATYTGLATQLVAHLEH, encoded by the coding sequence ATGACCTCGCCCGTCGACGCCTCCGCGCGCGTCCGCCTCGCCGACGTCACGCCGTCCGTCGCCCTCGGGCCGCTCGACGGGCGCTACCGCCCGGCCGTCGCGCCGCTGGTGGACCACCTGTCGGAGGCGGCGCTGAACCGGGCACGCATCGAGGTCGAGGTCGAGTGGGTCATCCACCTGACGGACCACGGCGTCGTGCCCGGCGCCCCGGAGCTGGCGCCGGACGAGCAGGAGTACCTCCGCGACGTCGTGGCGACGTTCGGCGCGGACGAGATCGCCGAGCTCGCGGAGATCGAGCGCACGACGGTGCACGACGTGAAGGCCGTCGAGTACTTCCTCAAGCGCCGCATCGCCGCCGCGCCCGACGCGCTGCGCGCCGACACGGTGCTGCCGCAGGTCAACGAGCTCGTTCACTTCGCGCTCACCAGCGAGGACGTCAACAACCTCTCGTACGCGCTCATGGTGCGCGGCGCCGTCCGCGAGGTGTGGTTCCCGGCCGCGGTCGCGCTCGTCGACGAGGTCGCGGCGATGGCCGCCGAGCACGCCGCCCGCCCGATGCTCGCGCTCACGCACGGCCAGCCGGCCACGCCGACGACGCTCGGCAAGGAGCTCGCGGTCCTGGCCCACCGCCTGCGCCGCCAGCTGCGCCGCATCGAGGGCGACGAGTTCCTCGGCAAGCTCAACGGCGCGACCGGCACGTACGGGGCGCACCTGGCCGCCGTCCCGGACGCCGACTGGCAGCTCGTCTCCCGCACGTTCGTCGAGCACCTCGGCCTGACGTGGAACCCGCTCACCACGCAGATCGAGTCGCACGACTGGCAGGCCGAGCTCTACGCCGACGTCGCGCGCTTCAACCGCGTGCTGCACAACCTCGCCACCGACGTGTGGACGTACATCAGCAGGGGCGTGTTCACGCAGATCCCGGTCGCGGGCGCCACGGGCAGCTCGACGATGCCGCACAAGGTCAACCCGATCCGCTTCGAGAACGCCGAGGCGAACCTCGAGATCTCGTCCGCGCTGCTCGACACGCTCGCCTCGACGCTCGTCACGAGCCGCCTGCAGCGCGACCTCACCGACTCCACCACGCAGCGCAACATCGGCCCGGCCTTCGGGCACTCGCTGCTCGCGATCGACAACGTGCGCCGTGGCCTGCGCGCGCTCGCCGTCGACGAGGCGCTGCTGGCCCGCGAGCTCGACGAGAACTGGGAGGTCCTCGGCGAGGCGGTGCAGTCGGCCATGCGCGCGGCGTCCGTCGCCGGCGTGGAGGGCATGGAGAACCCGTACGAGCGGCTCAAGGAGCTGACCCGCGGCCGTCGCCTCACGGCCGAGGACATGCGGACGTTCGTCGCGGGCCTCGGGCTGCCCGCCGACGTCGCCGAGCGGCTCGGCGCGCTGACCCCGGCGACGTACACCGGACTGGCGACCCAGCTCGTCGCCCACCTGGAGCACTGA
- a CDS encoding M15 family metallopeptidase: MGPAAASPGTERYRVVDPGTGAAVVDEGATPAPAPAYAATVTPITPELAARMHASWRPGCPVPLEDLRYVTVTHHDMAGGVVTGELVVHADVAAGLVEVFRTLFDAGFPIASMRLVDDFGADDDASMAADNTSAFNCRAVTGGTGWSEHSYGRAIDVNPVENPYVRGTTVLPPAGAAFVGRPVAPGVVLDGDVVVQAFAAHGWQWGGHWTSPKDYQHFSTTGR; this comes from the coding sequence GTGGGTCCCGCCGCCGCGTCCCCGGGCACGGAGCGCTACCGCGTCGTCGACCCCGGGACGGGTGCGGCCGTCGTCGACGAGGGCGCGACCCCCGCACCCGCACCCGCCTACGCGGCCACGGTCACCCCGATCACGCCCGAGCTCGCGGCCCGCATGCACGCGTCCTGGCGCCCCGGCTGCCCGGTGCCCCTCGAGGACCTGCGGTACGTGACCGTCACCCACCACGACATGGCGGGCGGCGTCGTGACCGGCGAGCTCGTCGTGCACGCCGACGTCGCGGCCGGGCTCGTCGAGGTCTTCCGCACGCTCTTCGACGCCGGCTTCCCGATCGCGTCGATGCGGCTGGTCGACGACTTCGGCGCCGACGACGACGCGTCCATGGCGGCCGACAACACGAGCGCCTTCAACTGCCGCGCCGTCACGGGCGGCACCGGCTGGTCCGAGCACTCCTACGGGCGCGCGATCGACGTCAACCCCGTGGAGAACCCGTACGTGCGGGGGACGACGGTCCTGCCGCCCGCCGGGGCGGCGTTCGTCGGCCGGCCCGTCGCGCCCGGCGTCGTCCTCGACGGGGACGTCGTCGTGCAGGCGTTCGCCGCGCACGGGTGGCAGTGGGGCGGCCACTGGACGAGCCCGAAGGACTACCAGCACTTCTCGACGACGGGCCGGTGA
- a CDS encoding cytochrome c oxidase assembly protein → MSTALAAAAGHHGVPGAPAPGAWLVAVLVAAALALPYAAGVAAYRSRMPRPWRPARTAAWCAGALLVGVAVSPALAVVPEPAVRHMLQHVLLGMLAPVGLVLAAPVTLLLGAASTRGRRALAAVLAARVVRVLTHPVTAALLHVGALVVLYLTPLYGLAGREPAVHALVLVHFLLAGTLFAWAVAGTDPAPHRPGLGTRAVVLVVAAGVHGALAKYLYAHADRLPRAAPTRSRRARPPRSGCTTGATSRRCCSRSRCSPAGGAAVHAGVRTAAGGRRWCPGGRPRAH, encoded by the coding sequence GTGAGCACCGCGCTCGCCGCCGCGGCCGGCCACCACGGCGTCCCCGGCGCCCCCGCCCCGGGCGCGTGGCTCGTCGCCGTGCTGGTCGCCGCCGCCCTCGCCCTCCCGTACGCGGCGGGCGTCGCGGCGTACCGGTCCCGCATGCCGCGCCCGTGGCGCCCCGCGCGCACGGCGGCGTGGTGCGCGGGCGCGCTGCTGGTGGGGGTCGCGGTGTCCCCGGCGCTCGCGGTCGTGCCGGAGCCGGCGGTGCGGCACATGCTCCAGCACGTGCTGCTCGGGATGCTCGCGCCCGTCGGTCTCGTGCTCGCGGCACCGGTGACGCTGCTGCTGGGGGCGGCGTCCACCCGGGGGCGGCGCGCGCTGGCGGCGGTGCTCGCCGCGCGCGTCGTGCGCGTGCTCACCCACCCGGTGACCGCGGCGCTGCTGCACGTCGGCGCGCTGGTCGTCCTGTACCTCACGCCGCTGTACGGCCTCGCCGGGCGCGAGCCGGCCGTGCACGCGCTGGTGCTGGTGCACTTCCTGCTCGCCGGGACCCTGTTCGCGTGGGCGGTCGCCGGGACCGATCCCGCACCGCACCGCCCGGGCCTCGGGACGCGCGCGGTCGTGCTGGTCGTCGCGGCAGGGGTCCACGGCGCTCTCGCGAAGTACCTCTACGCGCACGCGGACCGCCTCCCCCGGGCGGCGCCCACCCGGTCGCGCAGAGCGAGGCCGCCGCGCAGTGGATGTACTACGGGGGCGACGTCGCGGAGGTGCTGCTCGCGGTCGCGCTGTTCGCCGGCTGGTGGCGCCGCGGTGCACGCCGGCGTCCGGACCGCGGCCGGAGGTCGCCGGTGGTGCCCGGGCGGGCGTCCGCGCGCACACTGA